The following are from one region of the Lacinutrix sp. Bg11-31 genome:
- a CDS encoding GNAT family N-acetyltransferase, protein MKIKILKSNIQLENDRVLLLPFTDERNEELKDIIFDKEIWEFMGSNINNEQGLKNYIAKTIKDKNNRLCYPFLIIDKETNKVAGCTRYGNVDAANKKCEIGWTWFGTDFQGTGLNKAAKHELLQFGFETIGFKRIQFSVDSKNIKAQRAVEKLGAQKEGVFRNNNVAPSGDSRTDIYYSIIKDEWQALKDEIFPEFLVY, encoded by the coding sequence ATGAAAATAAAAATTCTAAAATCAAATATTCAACTTGAAAACGATAGAGTCTTACTTCTTCCTTTTACCGATGAAAGAAATGAAGAACTTAAAGACATAATTTTCGATAAAGAAATTTGGGAATTTATGGGATCGAACATAAATAATGAACAAGGTTTAAAAAACTATATAGCAAAAACGATTAAGGACAAAAACAACCGTCTTTGCTATCCTTTTTTAATTATCGATAAAGAAACTAATAAAGTTGCAGGTTGTACAAGGTACGGAAACGTAGATGCTGCAAATAAAAAATGTGAGATTGGTTGGACTTGGTTTGGAACAGATTTTCAAGGCACAGGACTAAACAAAGCTGCTAAGCATGAATTATTACAATTTGGGTTTGAAACTATTGGGTTTAAAAGAATACAATTTAGTGTCGATAGCAAAAACATAAAAGCGCAAAGAGCAGTAGAAAAACTAGGAGCGCAAAAAGAAGGTGTTTTTAGAAATAACAACGTCGCACCAAGTGGAGACAGCAGAACCGATATTTATTATAGTATAATAAAAGACGAATGGCAGGCTTTAAAAGATGAAATTTTTCCTGAGTTTTTAGTTTATTAA
- a CDS encoding ice-binding family protein, translated as MKPTFNHFLISFVLLFSISLNAQVGIGTEVPDDSSMLDVFSVEKGFLMPRLTTTERDNMVLPANGLMIYNTSYNDGQLNTGTPLNPIWVGVKGYDEPTVGSVVFDDIISTISTSSLLVPGMTVSPQVGTFLVLFNAQQNNLEGSSSFSSSQAIIDMDQVYQDLTAMPGGVPHAAVFTGGEVLSPGVYDVAGAASIGGGVLTLDGGGDSDSVFIIRSTGAFTTAATSSVVLINGATSNNVFWMSQAAMSTASGAAMKGTLVSLAGAISLGASSSLEGRMFTKSGAVSIAASCIVTVPLGDSFIDLGVLSTLAMWSSNGAISDTATSSITGDVGTGLGAITIVGTHFGAEYSPGTMSGDATTYSIYQNGFEVVNSSRIIKLNSSVVSLQAMITTLAIGESIEVRWKVNGGESILNNRVLSLIRSVY; from the coding sequence ATGAAACCTACTTTCAATCATTTTTTAATTTCGTTTGTTTTATTATTTTCAATTAGTCTAAATGCTCAGGTTGGTATAGGAACCGAGGTGCCAGATGATTCCTCTATGTTAGATGTTTTTTCTGTTGAGAAAGGATTCTTAATGCCAAGATTAACGACAACCGAAAGAGATAATATGGTGTTGCCAGCGAATGGTTTAATGATTTATAATACATCTTATAATGATGGACAATTAAACACAGGAACTCCTTTAAATCCTATTTGGGTAGGTGTAAAAGGGTATGATGAGCCTACTGTTGGTTCTGTAGTTTTTGATGATATTATTAGTACCATATCTACAAGTAGTTTATTGGTGCCAGGTATGACAGTGTCTCCTCAAGTAGGTACCTTTCTTGTATTGTTTAATGCTCAGCAAAACAATTTAGAAGGATCATCATCATTTAGTAGTAGTCAAGCTATTATTGATATGGACCAAGTTTATCAAGATTTAACAGCTATGCCAGGAGGTGTGCCTCATGCTGCTGTTTTTACAGGAGGAGAAGTCTTGTCTCCTGGCGTCTACGATGTTGCAGGAGCAGCATCGATTGGAGGGGGTGTTCTTACTCTTGATGGAGGAGGGGATTCAGATTCTGTATTTATTATTAGAAGCACTGGAGCATTTACTACTGCAGCGACTTCAAGTGTAGTTTTAATTAATGGAGCAACTTCTAATAATGTATTTTGGATGTCTCAGGCAGCTATGTCTACTGCTTCAGGAGCTGCGATGAAAGGAACTTTAGTTTCTTTAGCCGGAGCTATTTCATTAGGCGCTAGTTCAAGTCTAGAGGGAAGAATGTTTACAAAGTCTGGAGCTGTAAGTATAGCGGCAAGTTGTATTGTTACAGTTCCATTGGGTGACTCGTTTATTGATTTAGGAGTTCTTTCTACACTTGCAATGTGGAGCTCTAATGGAGCAATTTCAGATACGGCAACTTCTTCGATTACTGGAGATGTTGGAACAGGATTGGGAGCTATAACAATAGTAGGTACACATTTTGGAGCGGAGTACTCTCCTGGGACAATGTCTGGAGATGCTACAACTTATAGTATATATCAAAATGGATTTGAGGTCGTTAATTCTAGTAGAATAATTAAATTGAACAGTTCAGTTGTTTCTCTACAAGCAATGATTACTACTCTTGCAATTGGAGAATCTATAGAGGTGCGTTGGAAGGTAAATGGTGGTGAATCGATACTTAATAATAGAGTATTGTCGCTAATTCGTTCTGTTTATTAA
- a CDS encoding dihydrolipoamide acetyltransferase family protein, giving the protein MARFELKLPKMGESVAEATITSWLKEVGDTIEQDEAILEIATDKVDSEVPSEVDGVLVEILFNVDDVVQVGQIIAVIETEGEGNASAEAQKTQEVVEEKTAPAVADVAQTVVAAQETAAPISSNGERFYSPLVKNMAKAEGIAQAELDTIPGSGKDSRVTKADMQAYLKTRGSQPVQAIAAPVTQAAKAPVKTVAKKTAAPVMAAEGDEIIEMTRMGKIIAHHMVESVQTSAHVQSFIEADVTNIWNWRKKMKDVFMKREGENLTFTPIFMEAIAKALRDFPMMNISLQGDTIVKKKNINLGMAAALGNGNLIVPVIKNADQLNLVGMTKAVNDLAGRARDNKLKPDDIQGGTYTVTNVGTFGSIMGTPIINQPQVGILALGAIRKVPAVIETPDGDFIGIRYRMFLSHSYDHRVVNGALGGQFVKAVKDYLEAWDVNREI; this is encoded by the coding sequence ATGGCAAGATTTGAACTAAAATTACCGAAAATGGGAGAAAGTGTTGCTGAGGCAACAATTACTTCATGGTTAAAAGAGGTTGGTGATACTATAGAACAAGATGAAGCAATCTTAGAAATTGCAACAGATAAAGTAGATAGCGAAGTGCCAAGTGAAGTAGATGGCGTTTTAGTAGAAATACTTTTTAATGTAGACGATGTTGTTCAAGTTGGGCAAATTATCGCTGTAATTGAAACAGAAGGTGAAGGTAATGCTTCTGCCGAAGCTCAAAAAACACAAGAAGTTGTAGAAGAGAAAACAGCTCCTGCTGTTGCAGATGTAGCACAAACAGTTGTTGCTGCTCAAGAAACTGCTGCACCAATTAGTTCTAATGGAGAACGTTTTTATTCGCCATTAGTAAAAAATATGGCTAAAGCCGAAGGTATTGCACAAGCAGAATTAGATACTATTCCTGGTTCTGGGAAAGATAGCCGTGTTACCAAAGCAGATATGCAAGCATATTTAAAAACTAGAGGTTCGCAACCAGTTCAAGCTATTGCTGCTCCAGTTACTCAAGCTGCTAAAGCTCCTGTAAAAACAGTAGCTAAAAAAACAGCTGCTCCAGTTATGGCTGCAGAAGGTGATGAAATTATAGAAATGACCAGAATGGGCAAAATTATTGCACATCACATGGTAGAAAGTGTGCAAACTAGTGCACACGTTCAAAGTTTTATAGAGGCAGATGTTACTAATATCTGGAATTGGAGAAAGAAAATGAAGGATGTGTTTATGAAACGAGAAGGCGAAAACCTTACGTTTACACCAATCTTTATGGAAGCTATTGCAAAAGCATTACGCGATTTCCCAATGATGAATATTTCTCTACAAGGCGATACAATCGTTAAAAAGAAAAATATTAACCTTGGTATGGCTGCTGCATTAGGTAACGGAAACTTAATAGTGCCAGTTATTAAAAATGCAGACCAGCTTAATTTAGTTGGTATGACGAAAGCTGTTAACGATTTAGCAGGTAGAGCAAGGGATAATAAATTAAAGCCAGACGATATTCAAGGTGGAACGTATACGGTAACTAACGTTGGTACGTTTGGTAGTATTATGGGAACACCAATTATTAATCAACCACAAGTAGGGATATTAGCTTTAGGTGCAATACGTAAAGTACCTGCTGTTATAGAAACTCCAGATGGCGATTTTATTGGTATTCGTTATAGAATGTTCTTATCGCACTCTTACGATCACAGAGTGGTAAATGGTGCACTTGGAGGTCAATTTGTTAAAGCAGTAAAAGATTATTTAGAGGCTTGGGATGTTAATCGTGAGATTTAA
- a CDS encoding glycosyltransferase family 2 protein, which yields MQLSIIILNYNVHYFLQLCLQSVEAAIQGLDAEIIVIDNNSQDDSCAMVKKKFPNVKLIENKENSGFSKGNNIGVKQAKGEYLCILNPDTVVEENTFKTLLAFAEKQKSLGIVGCKLIDGNGNYLPESKRNVPVTKIAINKALGNSKHYYANHLKESEIGKVDVFVGAFMLLKRSVYNEVKGFDEDYFMYGEDIDLSYKIKKAGYQSFYFGETSVIHYKGESTLKDKTYAKRFYGAMQIFYKKHFKSNIVFDALVFLGIQSARLFGGKASVEKLNFENYTLVSNTKNEALKSKLSKPVKQVSNLSEIKDRTQVIFDVNCISFQEIIQQMETSEKNKNISFKILPKNANFILGSHSSKSRGELVHF from the coding sequence TTGCAACTTTCTATAATCATATTAAACTACAACGTACACTACTTTTTACAGTTGTGCTTGCAAAGCGTGGAAGCTGCTATTCAAGGTTTAGATGCCGAAATTATTGTAATCGATAACAACTCTCAAGATGATAGTTGTGCAATGGTAAAAAAGAAATTTCCAAATGTAAAACTTATAGAAAATAAAGAGAACTCTGGTTTTTCTAAAGGTAATAATATTGGTGTTAAGCAAGCAAAAGGCGAATACCTTTGCATACTAAATCCAGACACAGTTGTTGAAGAAAATACTTTTAAAACACTTTTGGCTTTCGCCGAAAAACAAAAGAGTCTCGGAATCGTTGGTTGTAAATTAATCGATGGCAACGGAAATTATTTACCAGAAAGTAAACGTAATGTTCCTGTAACCAAAATTGCAATTAATAAAGCGTTAGGGAATTCTAAACACTATTACGCAAACCATTTAAAAGAAAGTGAAATTGGTAAAGTAGATGTATTTGTTGGTGCTTTTATGTTACTAAAACGTAGTGTTTATAACGAAGTTAAAGGTTTCGACGAAGATTACTTTATGTATGGAGAAGACATAGATTTAAGTTACAAGATAAAAAAAGCAGGATATCAAAGTTTCTATTTTGGAGAAACTTCAGTTATCCATTATAAAGGAGAAAGTACCTTAAAAGACAAAACCTATGCGAAGCGTTTTTATGGTGCAATGCAAATTTTCTATAAAAAACATTTTAAAAGTAATATTGTTTTCGATGCTTTAGTGTTTTTAGGAATACAATCTGCAAGATTATTTGGAGGTAAAGCTTCAGTTGAAAAACTAAATTTCGAGAACTATACTTTGGTTTCGAATACAAAAAATGAAGCATTAAAGAGTAAACTATCGAAACCCGTAAAACAAGTTTCTAATCTTTCTGAAATAAAAGATAGAACTCAAGTTATTTTCGATGTTAATTGCATTAGTTTTCAAGAGATTATTCAGCAAATGGAAACTTCAGAAAAAAATAAAAATATATCATTCAAAATACTTCCAAAAAACGCTAATTTTATACTTGGAAGTCATTCCTCTAAAAGTAGAGGAGAGCTGGTACACTTTTAA
- the recR gene encoding recombination mediator RecR, which produces MEFSSKLLENAVNEISQLPGIGKRTALRLALHLLKQPKEQTLNLSNALSHMREDLKFCKSCHNISDVELCEICSNPLRKDDIICVVEDVRDVMAIENTASHKGLYHVLGGKINPIEGIGPHDLNIVSLVEKVRTGNIKELIFALSPTMEGDTTNFYIFKQLNGLEVETSTIARGISVGDELEYADEITLGRSILNRIPFEASLKY; this is translated from the coding sequence ATGGAATTCTCTTCAAAACTTTTAGAAAATGCAGTTAACGAAATCTCGCAATTACCAGGTATTGGTAAGCGTACAGCATTGCGTTTGGCATTACATTTACTAAAACAACCCAAAGAGCAAACGCTAAATTTGTCTAATGCATTATCACATATGCGAGAAGATTTAAAATTCTGTAAATCGTGTCACAATATAAGCGATGTAGAATTATGCGAAATTTGCTCAAATCCGTTAAGAAAAGACGATATTATTTGTGTGGTCGAAGATGTTCGCGATGTTATGGCAATAGAAAACACAGCATCTCATAAAGGATTATATCACGTTTTAGGAGGTAAAATTAATCCTATAGAAGGTATTGGTCCTCACGATTTAAATATTGTGAGTTTAGTAGAAAAAGTAAGAACTGGAAATATAAAAGAACTCATTTTTGCATTGAGTCCAACTATGGAAGGCGACACAACTAATTTCTATATCTTTAAACAACTAAACGGTTTAGAAGTCGAAACATCAACAATTGCGAGAGGGATTTCGGTTGGCGATGAATTAGAATATGCCGATGAGATTACACTTGGACGCAGTATATTAAACCGTATTCCGTTTGAAGCTTCACTAAAATACTAA
- a CDS encoding sodium:solute symporter, whose product MSATQILLLIAAYFGVLILISYFTGKEDTNAAFFKANKSAPWYLVAFGMIGASLSGVTFISVPGLIAGQQFAYMQGVFGFFVGYLVVSFVLVPLYYRLNVTSIYQYLEERFGKVSYKTGAFFFLLSRVTGASFRLYLVALAMQYIVFESLGVPFWVTVVISILLIWLYTNKGGIKTIIWTDTLQTVAMLTSVIVAIVLILNKLDWTLAETFAKETFKSKSQIFFFDDINSKINFWKYFIGGIFITIAMTGLDQDMMQKNLTCKNANESKKNMLSMSVLLVIVNLVFLTLGALLFIYAEQFSVKIPELNGVTRTDLLFPEIAMNQGLGKGLAITFIIGLIAAAYSSADSALTSLTTSFSVDFLNIEKRPLVEQKPLRKKVHIIVSLVLIVVVVIFNSLEGSVVSNLFKFATFTYGPLLGLFAFGILTKRSIKDQLAWVIGLASIVITYLITLAPATFPDSFIGSYAFHWEILPLNGLVTFLGLLIISKKETSNTDL is encoded by the coding sequence ATGTCAGCAACTCAAATACTACTACTAATTGCAGCCTATTTTGGCGTGCTTATATTAATCTCATATTTTACAGGAAAAGAAGATACAAACGCTGCTTTTTTTAAAGCAAATAAATCTGCTCCTTGGTACTTAGTTGCTTTTGGAATGATTGGCGCATCACTCTCTGGAGTTACCTTTATTTCTGTTCCTGGTTTAATTGCTGGACAGCAGTTTGCTTATATGCAAGGTGTTTTTGGCTTTTTTGTTGGATACTTGGTGGTTTCGTTTGTTTTAGTGCCTTTGTACTATCGTTTAAATGTAACGTCTATTTATCAGTATTTAGAAGAGCGTTTTGGTAAAGTAAGTTATAAAACTGGTGCTTTTTTCTTTTTACTTTCTAGAGTTACTGGAGCTTCTTTTAGATTATATTTAGTTGCACTTGCCATGCAATATATTGTATTTGAAAGTTTAGGTGTTCCGTTTTGGGTAACTGTGGTTATTTCTATATTATTGATTTGGCTGTACACTAACAAAGGAGGAATTAAAACGATTATCTGGACAGACACTCTGCAAACCGTTGCCATGTTAACTTCTGTTATTGTTGCCATTGTTTTAATTTTAAACAAACTCGATTGGACTTTAGCCGAAACATTTGCCAAAGAAACGTTTAAAAGTAAGAGTCAGATTTTCTTTTTCGACGATATTAATAGTAAAATAAATTTCTGGAAATATTTTATTGGTGGTATTTTTATTACGATTGCGATGACTGGTTTAGATCAAGACATGATGCAAAAAAACTTAACCTGCAAAAACGCAAACGAATCTAAAAAGAACATGTTATCCATGTCGGTTTTATTGGTTATTGTAAACCTTGTATTCTTAACACTTGGTGCTTTATTATTTATATATGCGGAACAGTTTAGTGTTAAAATTCCAGAATTAAACGGAGTTACTAGAACAGATTTATTATTTCCAGAAATAGCAATGAATCAAGGTCTTGGCAAAGGCTTAGCCATTACCTTTATTATTGGATTAATTGCTGCTGCTTATAGTAGCGCAGATTCCGCTTTAACCTCTTTAACAACCTCTTTTTCTGTAGATTTTTTAAACATTGAAAAACGACCGCTAGTAGAGCAAAAACCTTTGCGTAAAAAGGTACATATTATCGTTTCTTTAGTACTAATTGTTGTTGTAGTTATCTTCAACTCTTTAGAAGGTAGCGTAGTAAGTAACCTCTTTAAATTTGCAACATTTACTTATGGTCCTTTACTGGGTCTTTTTGCCTTTGGAATTTTAACCAAAAGAAGCATTAAAGATCAATTAGCTTGGGTTATTGGTTTAGCATCTATTGTAATTACTTATTTAATAACGTTAGCTCCAGCAACTTTCCCAGATAGTTTTATTGGCAGTTATGCTTTTCATTGGGAAATACTACCATTAAATGGGCTGGTTACCTTTTTAGGCTTACTAATAATTTCTAAGAAAGAAACTTCTAATACTGATTTGTAG
- a CDS encoding CoA-binding protein, whose product MNKKTLVIGASTKLQRYSNMAMRKLTNYSHETVAFGLREGVEHGVTLDTELKPYKNIDTVTLYLNPKRQEQYYEYIVSLNPKRVIFNPGTENPEFYTILKENDIEFEVACTLVLLSTNQY is encoded by the coding sequence ATGAATAAAAAGACATTAGTAATAGGAGCATCAACAAAACTACAGCGTTATTCTAACATGGCTATGCGAAAACTAACAAACTACAGCCATGAAACAGTGGCTTTTGGTTTACGAGAAGGAGTAGAGCATGGTGTTACATTAGATACAGAGTTAAAGCCTTATAAGAATATAGATACGGTTACTTTATATCTAAACCCAAAAAGACAAGAACAGTATTACGAGTACATTGTGTCTTTAAATCCGAAGCGTGTTATTTTTAATCCAGGCACAGAGAATCCTGAATTTTATACTATTTTAAAAGAAAACGATATTGAATTTGAAGTTGCTTGTACTTTGGTTTTATTATCTACAAATCAGTATTAG
- a CDS encoding outer membrane beta-barrel family protein gives MKKIIFLCLLLVTTLVQAQTSTKQLPTFKTGIITGTVLDGILNKPLPYVNVVIRELNDKIITGGITKDDGSFYMDNIPEGTSKVSIEYLGYKTVSREITIDRKNNKIDFGEVKIYEAATSLDEVELTAEVSTIQQKVDRKVITIGKDLTTSGPTASDIMNNLPSVSVDSQSGAVSLRGNANVRVMVDGKLSNVPAAQLLKQIPSTSIKSIELITNPSAKYNPEGMSGLINIILKKNIKIGFNGNINLGLNYQDNAKFNSSIDMNYRNGKLNFYGNYGNNISYNDNSGLISRPANNSEQAFAFKDNNKNHLFKAGVDFYLNEKNTVSFFTNQSITDAKNKGTTDALFYDMPSLNQYQVFDSKNDNNSSQYNFDYKLELAKEGSNLELEVDYNVFDQQEDADFRFSGAVDLDNYLDFVTTDRESTTVNLDYVNPLSDSVKLEIGVQARLFNTNIDYNSTGISLNNMGVFKPTPSTIFDYSRDIYSAYATYGKTFEKWTYQIGLRAENVKVNADALSTEATNETSLIAFDNDYFEVYPSAFFTYSPSEKNAYQLSFSRRVDRPGIGQINPIREWSTPLISSFGNQNLEPQFTNSIELNYTRQLKAGSVTAGVFYRAIQDEINQGITIDRTDVTSGRQILTHNNYDDTAAYGLELSSNYRPTKWWSLNASFDAYMQTQNGITEILDAPLETATLDDIQTNVVEVDNFAYNFRVFNNFKVTKKISLSAFAFYRGSAEDLQFKSEPMYFVNLGARHDFADGKGSFSLNFNDVFGTQEFGFTGNRPYKQVGAFNWESQTIFAGLSYRFGGGKYQAKSRKNRDNNEKSGGGFL, from the coding sequence ATGAAAAAAATTATCTTCCTTTGCTTGTTACTAGTAACCACATTAGTTCAAGCGCAAACTTCAACAAAGCAATTACCCACATTTAAAACTGGTATTATTACTGGTACTGTTTTAGACGGAATATTAAACAAACCCTTACCATATGTAAATGTCGTTATTCGCGAACTCAACGACAAAATTATTACAGGCGGTATTACTAAAGACGATGGTAGTTTTTACATGGATAATATTCCCGAAGGCACCTCTAAAGTAAGTATCGAATATTTAGGATACAAAACTGTAAGCAGAGAAATAACTATAGACCGAAAAAACAATAAAATAGATTTTGGTGAAGTAAAAATTTACGAAGCTGCAACTAGCCTAGACGAAGTAGAACTTACTGCCGAAGTCTCAACTATACAACAAAAAGTAGACAGAAAAGTTATTACTATTGGTAAAGACTTAACAACATCTGGTCCAACTGCAAGCGATATAATGAACAACTTACCAAGCGTAAGTGTCGATTCTCAATCTGGAGCTGTTAGCTTAAGAGGAAATGCTAATGTACGTGTTATGGTGGATGGAAAACTGTCTAATGTTCCTGCAGCGCAATTGTTAAAACAAATTCCTTCTACTTCTATTAAAAGTATTGAATTAATTACAAATCCGTCTGCAAAGTATAATCCAGAAGGCATGAGTGGATTAATAAATATTATCCTAAAAAAAAATATAAAAATTGGTTTTAATGGAAACATTAATCTAGGCTTAAACTACCAAGACAATGCTAAATTTAATAGTTCTATAGATATGAATTACCGTAATGGAAAATTAAATTTCTACGGTAATTATGGCAATAACATTTCTTACAACGACAATAGCGGTTTAATAAGTAGGCCAGCAAACAACTCTGAACAGGCTTTTGCTTTTAAAGACAATAATAAAAATCATTTATTTAAAGCTGGAGTTGATTTCTATTTAAATGAAAAGAATACTGTTTCATTTTTTACTAATCAAAGTATTACAGATGCGAAAAACAAAGGTACAACTGATGCTTTGTTTTATGATATGCCAAGCCTAAACCAATATCAAGTTTTCGATAGTAAAAACGATAATAACTCGTCGCAATACAATTTTGATTACAAATTAGAATTAGCAAAAGAAGGTTCTAACCTAGAGTTGGAAGTAGATTATAATGTTTTTGACCAGCAAGAAGATGCCGATTTTAGGTTTTCTGGAGCTGTAGACTTAGACAATTACTTAGATTTTGTAACTACAGATAGAGAAAGCACTACTGTAAATTTAGACTATGTGAACCCGTTAAGCGACTCTGTAAAACTAGAAATTGGAGTACAAGCGCGTTTGTTTAATACCAATATAGATTATAATTCTACTGGAATTTCACTAAATAACATGGGTGTTTTTAAACCAACACCAAGTACAATTTTCGATTACTCAAGAGATATTTATTCTGCTTATGCTACTTATGGCAAAACTTTTGAGAAATGGACGTACCAAATTGGTTTACGTGCAGAAAATGTAAAAGTAAATGCGGATGCTTTATCTACTGAAGCTACAAACGAAACAAGCTTAATAGCTTTCGATAATGATTATTTTGAAGTTTATCCTTCTGCTTTCTTTACGTATTCTCCTTCAGAAAAAAACGCTTACCAATTAAGTTTTAGTCGTCGCGTAGACAGACCTGGAATAGGACAAATAAATCCTATTAGAGAATGGAGCACGCCTTTAATATCTTCTTTTGGAAATCAAAACTTAGAACCACAGTTTACAAACTCTATAGAGTTAAATTATACTAGACAATTAAAAGCAGGAAGTGTTACAGCAGGTGTTTTCTATCGTGCAATACAAGATGAAATTAACCAAGGTATTACTATAGACAGAACAGATGTTACTTCTGGTCGTCAAATTTTAACACATAATAATTATGATGATACTGCTGCTTATGGTTTGGAATTATCAAGTAATTACAGACCTACAAAATGGTGGAGTTTAAATGCTAGTTTTGATGCTTACATGCAAACACAAAATGGAATTACAGAAATACTTGACGCTCCCTTAGAAACGGCAACTTTAGACGATATCCAAACAAATGTGGTTGAAGTTGATAATTTCGCATACAACTTTAGAGTATTCAACAATTTTAAAGTTACAAAAAAGATTAGCTTATCTGCTTTCGCTTTTTACCGTGGTTCTGCCGAAGATTTACAATTTAAAAGTGAACCAATGTATTTTGTAAATCTAGGTGCAAGACATGATTTTGCAGATGGTAAAGGATCTTTTAGTTTAAATTTTAACGATGTATTTGGAACACAAGAATTTGGTTTCACAGGAAACAGACCTTACAAACAAGTAGGTGCCTTTAATTGGGAAAGCCAAACGATTTTTGCTGGTTTATCTTACAGATTTGGAGGCGGAAAATACCAAGCAAAATCTAGAAAAAACAGAGATAACAATGAAAAATCTGGAGGTGGATTTTTATAG
- a CDS encoding 3-oxoacyl-ACP synthase III family protein — MYNSKIIGLGKYVPDNVVTNADLSKMMDTNDEWITERTGIKERRWVKEGSGDTTATMGVKAAKQAIERSGIDKDDIDFIIFATLSPDMYFPGPGVQVQHALDIKTVGALDVRNQCSGFVYAISVADNFIKTGMYKNILVIGSELHSHGLDKTTRGRGVTVIFGDGAGAAILTREEDNTKGILSTHLHSQGEHAEELVLVAPGMGKRWVNDIIADNDPNDESYFPHMNGQFVFKNAVVRFSEVIMEGLAKNNLDKDAIDMLIPHQANLRIAQFIQRKFGLTDDQVFNNIQKYGNTTAASIPIALCEAWEEGKIKEGDNVVLAAFGSGFTWGSVIIKW, encoded by the coding sequence ATGTACAATTCAAAAATAATAGGACTAGGTAAATACGTCCCAGATAATGTAGTAACCAACGCAGATCTATCTAAAATGATGGATACTAATGATGAGTGGATTACCGAACGTACAGGTATAAAAGAACGTCGTTGGGTAAAAGAAGGTTCTGGAGATACAACTGCAACAATGGGAGTAAAGGCTGCCAAACAAGCTATTGAACGTTCAGGAATAGATAAAGACGATATCGATTTTATAATTTTTGCAACTTTAAGTCCAGATATGTATTTTCCTGGACCAGGAGTACAAGTACAACACGCTTTAGATATTAAAACGGTTGGAGCATTAGATGTTAGAAATCAATGTTCTGGTTTTGTTTATGCTATTTCTGTAGCAGATAACTTTATAAAAACTGGAATGTATAAAAATATTCTTGTTATTGGTAGCGAATTACATTCTCATGGATTAGATAAAACCACTAGAGGAAGAGGTGTAACCGTTATTTTTGGAGATGGAGCAGGAGCTGCAATTTTAACTAGAGAAGAAGATAACACAAAAGGAATATTATCTACACATTTACATTCTCAAGGAGAACATGCTGAGGAATTAGTACTTGTTGCACCAGGAATGGGAAAACGTTGGGTAAATGATATTATAGCAGATAACGATCCTAATGACGAAAGTTATTTTCCACACATGAATGGACAGTTTGTATTTAAAAATGCAGTCGTTCGTTTTAGTGAAGTAATTATGGAAGGTTTAGCCAAAAATAATCTTGATAAAGATGCTATTGATATGTTGATTCCGCATCAAGCGAATTTACGTATAGCACAATTTATTCAAAGAAAATTTGGGTTAACAGACGACCAAGTATTTAATAACATCCAAAAATACGGAAACACTACAGCTGCTTCTATTCCAATTGCTTTATGTGAAGCTTGGGAAGAAGGAAAAATTAAAGAAGGAGATAATGTGGTTTTAGCTGCCTTTGGGAGTGGATTTACTTGGGGAAGTGTTATTATTAAATGGTAA